A single genomic interval of Fibrobacter sp. UWB4 harbors:
- a CDS encoding DapH/DapD/GlmU-related protein has product MIVDIKFLILLLQGTKNMKIDYTNKPIKSSRVGFVLRYLMNIVRSWIYFHLIWRNVKYKGFIRVMKGTSFASGFKVVLGHNVQFGDYCNVATDLIVGDNVLLAGRVCFVGKNDHQFNVPCKTIWSSERLQSGATIVGDDVWIGHGATVVGPVQIGRGSVVAAGAVVTKDIPECEIWGGVPAKKLGDRFKNLSEKQQHLNYLESLKGGKGA; this is encoded by the coding sequence ATGATTGTGGATATCAAGTTTTTGATTCTGTTATTGCAAGGAACAAAAAATATGAAGATCGATTATACAAATAAACCTATTAAATCCTCTAGAGTTGGATTTGTATTAAGGTATCTAATGAATATAGTTAGATCTTGGATATATTTTCATTTGATCTGGCGAAATGTAAAGTATAAAGGCTTCATTCGCGTTATGAAGGGGACTTCGTTTGCTTCTGGATTCAAAGTTGTTTTGGGGCATAATGTTCAATTTGGCGATTATTGTAATGTTGCTACAGATTTGATTGTTGGTGACAATGTTCTTTTGGCGGGGCGAGTTTGTTTTGTTGGGAAAAACGATCATCAGTTTAATGTTCCTTGTAAAACGATATGGAGCAGTGAACGTCTTCAGTCTGGGGCTACAATAGTAGGTGATGATGTGTGGATTGGTCACGGGGCTACTGTTGTTGGTCCTGTACAAATTGGCCGAGGATCAGTTGTTGCCGCTGGTGCTGTAGTAACTAAAGATATTCCTGAGTGTGAAATTTGGGGCGGCGTACCTGCAAAGAAACTTGGTGATAGATTTAAGAATCTAAGTGAAAAACAACAACATTTAAATTATTTAGAGTCTTTAAAAGGTGGAAAGGGCGCGTAG
- a CDS encoding glycosyltransferase family 4 protein: MGSEQGMGWNWITSLARHCVLFVITEGEYRPQIEAWLADSKNAELARDMHFYWNPIGLNESESQRIRKMCWNQGDWRFYKFYKKWQKKTAKIAEAICKKEKIDILHQLNMIGFREPGYLWLVSKKTGIPFVWGPIGGLKQFPLAYASGAGLKMRVFNFVKNKINSWQIAYDKRVSAALHQASLLISSIPDSYNAIKKYHNLESVVIPETGCFSNEFLDNFQGRFKGSPLEILWVGKFDFRKRLDIALKSIAKLSSDVNVRLKVCGSGSENQIFAAEQLALNLKIQDRVDFKGACSHDTIVDLMKKSDLFFFTSVSEDTSTVVLEAISCSLPILCFDACGMSAVVDDSVGMKIPLTNPEQSINDFAQAITHLYNDREKLAKLSANCHKRAVELSWENKALQVLELYKSAVLTSKNDTPD; the protein is encoded by the coding sequence ATGGGTTCTGAACAGGGTATGGGCTGGAACTGGATCACGTCTCTTGCTCGACATTGTGTATTATTTGTGATTACTGAAGGTGAATACCGTCCGCAAATTGAAGCTTGGCTTGCTGATTCTAAAAATGCAGAATTGGCTCGAGATATGCATTTTTATTGGAATCCTATAGGGCTAAATGAATCCGAAAGTCAAAGGATTCGTAAAATGTGCTGGAATCAAGGGGACTGGCGCTTTTATAAGTTCTATAAAAAATGGCAGAAGAAAACCGCGAAAATTGCTGAAGCTATTTGCAAAAAAGAGAAAATTGATATACTGCATCAGCTGAATATGATTGGATTCCGCGAACCTGGTTATTTGTGGCTGGTTTCCAAGAAAACTGGTATCCCATTTGTGTGGGGGCCGATTGGTGGCTTAAAACAGTTCCCTCTTGCTTATGCAAGTGGTGCTGGCTTGAAAATGCGGGTGTTCAACTTCGTAAAAAACAAGATTAACAGTTGGCAGATAGCGTATGATAAGCGAGTTTCTGCTGCGCTGCACCAAGCATCTTTGCTGATTTCGTCTATTCCTGATAGCTATAATGCTATTAAGAAGTATCACAATTTGGAGTCTGTTGTTATTCCTGAAACGGGGTGCTTCTCGAATGAATTTTTGGATAATTTCCAAGGGCGTTTTAAAGGATCGCCTTTGGAAATATTATGGGTTGGAAAGTTTGACTTTAGAAAAAGGTTAGATATAGCCTTAAAATCAATTGCTAAACTTTCATCAGATGTGAACGTCCGTTTAAAGGTTTGTGGCTCGGGAAGCGAAAATCAAATTTTTGCGGCGGAACAGTTGGCTTTGAATTTGAAAATTCAGGATCGTGTTGATTTTAAGGGAGCGTGTTCGCATGATACAATTGTAGATTTAATGAAAAAGTCTGATTTGTTTTTCTTCACTTCTGTAAGTGAGGATACATCTACTGTCGTTCTTGAAGCTATTAGTTGTAGCTTGCCTATATTGTGTTTTGATGCTTGTGGAATGTCTGCTGTTGTTGATGATTCGGTAGGAATGAAAATTCCTTTGACGAATCCTGAACAGTCAATAAATGATTTTGCGCAAGCGATAACCCATCTGTACAACGATAGAGAAAAATTAGCGAAACTCTCTGCTAATTGCCATAAGCGTGCTGTAGAATTGTCGTGGGAAAACAAAGCGTTGCAAGTGCTGGAGCTGTATAAGAGTGCTGTTCTTACTTCAAAAAACGATACACCCGACTAA